The following are encoded together in the Limanda limanda chromosome 12, fLimLim1.1, whole genome shotgun sequence genome:
- the LOC133016080 gene encoding claudin-20, protein MASTGMQIFGFVLALLGIMGAMVATVLPNWKVSADVGSNIITAISQMQGLWMDCTWYSTGMFSCTLKYSVLSLPAYLQTARTTMVLCCVMAAMGLCLASLGLKCTRWGGGRRSKRHAAIASGGCFFAAGFLCLVPASWFTNEVITNFLDSNVPESNKFEPGGAVYVAFVSAGFLFVGGSIFCMSCSGKRHGPQDMVLLPPPDKLLLQQQQQQLLQQQQELQHQYCSLSPLDNKTGYSLQDYV, encoded by the coding sequence ATGGCATCCACGGGCATGCAGATATTTGGATTTGTCCTGGCTCTGTTGGGCATCATGGGTGCCATGGTGGCCACCGTGCTGCCCAACTGGAAGGTCAGCGCAGACGTGGGCTCCAACATCATCACAGCCATCTCCCAAATGCAGGGACTGTGGATGGACTGCACATGGTACAGCACAGGCATGTTCAGTTGCACACTCAAGTATTCCGTGCTCTCACTACCTGCGTACTTGCAGACCGCCCGCACCACCATGGTGCTGTGCTGCGTGATGGCTGCCATGGGCCTCTGCCTTGCATCCCTGGGACTAAAATGCACACGTTGGGGAGGTGGACGACGCTCCAAGCGACACGCTGCAATCGCAAGCGGTGGCTGCTTTTTTGCCGCAGGGTTTCTGTGTCTGGTTCCTGCTTCCTGGTTTACCAACGAGGTCATCACCAACTTTCTGGACTCCAACGTGCCAGAGAGCAATAAGTTTGAGCCTGGGGGCGCTGTGTACGTTGCCTTTGTTTCAGCAGGATTCCTCTTTGTTGGGGGGTCCATCTTCTGTATGTCCTGTTCAGGGAAGCGGCATGGCCCCCAGGACATGGTCCTGCTGCCTCCACCTGACAAActgctgctccagcagcagcagcaacagctgcttcagcagcagcaggagctccagCACCAGTactgctctctctccccattAGACAATAAGACGGGCTACAGCCTGCAGGACTATGTGTAA